In Tripterygium wilfordii isolate XIE 37 chromosome 23, ASM1340144v1, whole genome shotgun sequence, one genomic interval encodes:
- the LOC119993103 gene encoding protein RIK isoform X2 produces the protein MSANDNTTENTASKVSSDDTSQTRQRKKRRWDQPAESLVQAGVALPGILPLNKIQDELLIARELVINDAEPSVRYRLTKRQTQEEIQKCSGAVVITRGKYRPPNAPPDGEKPLYLHISAGAHIKDTTERILAVDRAAAMVEEMLKQGPCLLPVSSTSQVVTTNGAMALSTCVFLGFDADPSLNIAARIRGPNDQYINHIMNETGATVILRGQGSGNPQSDDEVLRPLHLFLSSTNSKGLEDAKRLAENLLDTISLECGASRASSSKVYGAVPPPQQLLAGVWSSGIEQNVNACSTPGFTSMVSPTLAPPASQVMVSGSASIFPQGIVSQPGGMLNSVQALPNMVRYPQSSLAGGTSYVGYGGIYPQATPLQQVALALRQSPSTVTSTVPPSTSGTTQKMSTDSITEKRPPQKRKFQELPVGSNEPTKLHQGSRLLEPGDRSSSDLGVRNVSNMPEPKKLVPLSSNGMPPPPRPPRTMPPPPPPPKFSSTPVEKFHDKDIVLNKTKPDAVPDTLVKLMEYGDEDDDLEEISEAPRNNNPSAVAAQKPFWAV, from the exons ATGTCAGCGAACGACAACACGACTGAGAACACTGCCTCCAAAGTCTCCTCCGATGATACTTCACAGACTAGGCAAAG GAAAAAGAGAAGGTGGGATCAGCCTGCAGAGTCTTTGGTTCAGGCTGGAGTTGCTCTACCTGGGATTCTCCCTTTAAACAAG ATCCAAGACGAGCTCTTAATAGCGCGAGAACTGGTTATAAATGATGCTGAGCCTTCTGTTCGCTATAGGCTCACAAAACGCCAGACACAGGAAGAG ATTCAGAAGTGCTCTGGTGCTGTGGTGATAACTAG GGGCAAGTATCGTCCGCCAAATGCACCACCTGATGGAGAAAAGCCATTATACCTTCACATATCTGCAGGGGCTCAT ATAAAAGACACAACAGAACGTATTTTAGCTGTTGATCGTGCAGCTGCCATGGTTGAAGAAATGCTAAAACAAGGGCCCTGCCTACTGCCAGTTTCTTCCACTTCCCAGGTGGTTACAACCAATGGAGCAATG GCATTGAGCACGTGTGTGTTTTTGGGCTTTGATGCGGACCCATCACTGAACATTGCTGCTCGTATTCGGGGACCAAAT GACCAGTATATAAATCACATTATGAATGAAACAGGAGCAACTGTCATATTAAGAGGGCAGGGTTCAGGAAATCCTCAAAGTGATGATG AAGTGTTGCGCCCGCTGCATTTGTTCTTGTCCAGTACTAATTCAAAAGGTCTTGAAGATGCGAAGCGATTGGCTGAAAATCTTTTGGATACGATCAGCCTAGAATGTGGTGCCTCAAG GGCTTCATCCAGTAAGGTCTATGGCGCTGTTCCTCCTCCGCAGCAGTTGTTGGCTGGAGTTTGGAGTTCTGGGATTGAGCAAAATGTTAATGCATGTTCGACCCCTGGTTTCACATCCATGGTCAGCCCTACGCTAGCCCCACCAGCTTCTCAAGTTATGGTCTCTGGTTCTGCTTCCATCTTTCCTCAGGGAATAGTGTCACAACCTGGGGGAATGTTGAATAGTGTGCAGGCGTTGCCAAACATGGTACGCTATCCTCAGTCTTCATTAGCTGGAGGAACAAGCTACGTTGGATACGGTGGGATATATCCTCAGGCCACACCTTTGCAACAAGTTGCCCTTGCCCTCAGACAGTCACCTTCCACTGTCACCTCAACTGTTCCCCCTTCTACATCAGGTACGACACAGAAGATGAGCACTGACTCCATAACTGAGAAACGTCCCCCACAGAAGCGGAAGTTTCAGGAGTTACCGGTTGGTTCAAATGAACCAACAAAATTACACCAG GGATCAAGATTATTAGAGCCCGGTGACCGATCTTCATCAGATTTAGGTGTCAGAAATGTTTCAAACATGCCAGAGCCAAAGAAGTTGGTCCCACTGTCATCAAATGGAATGCCACCCCCACCCCGACCTCCAAGAACCATGCCACCCCCGCCGCCACCACCAAAATTTTCGTCAACCCCTGTTGAGAAATTTCATGACAAGGACATTGTTTTGAATAAAACAAAACCTGATGCTGTACCTG ATACCTTGGTGAAGCTTATGGAATACGGGGACGAAGATGATGATCTTGAGGAGATCAGCGAGGCACCCCGTAATAACAACCCTAGCGCGGTGGCAGCTCAAAAACCATTTTGGGCTGTATGA
- the LOC119993103 gene encoding protein RIK isoform X3, with protein MSANDNTTENTASKVSSDDTSQTRQSFNTFRRKKRRWDQPAESLVQAGVALPGILPLNKIQDELLIARELVINDAEPSVRYRLTKRQTQEEIQKCSGAVVITRGKYRPPNAPPDGEKPLYLHISAGAHIKDTTERILAVDRAAAMVEEMLKQGPCLLPVSSTSQVVTTNGAMALSTCVFLGFDADPSLNIAARIRGPNDQYINHIMNETGATVILRGQGSGNPQSDDEVLRPLHLFLSSTNSKGLEDAKRLAENLLDTISLECGASRASSSKVYGAVPPPQQLLAGVWSSGIEQNVNACSTPGFTSMVSPTLAPPASQVMVSGSASIFPQGIVSQPGGMLNSVQALPNMVRYPQSSLAGGTSYVGYGGIYPQATPLQQVALALRQSPSTVTSTVPPSTSGTTQKMSTDSITEKRPPQKRKFQELPVGSNEPTKLHQGFCGRGAMR; from the exons ATGTCAGCGAACGACAACACGACTGAGAACACTGCCTCCAAAGTCTCCTCCGATGATACTTCACAGACTAGGCAAAG CTTTAACACATTTCGCAGGAAAAAGAGAAGGTGGGATCAGCCTGCAGAGTCTTTGGTTCAGGCTGGAGTTGCTCTACCTGGGATTCTCCCTTTAAACAAG ATCCAAGACGAGCTCTTAATAGCGCGAGAACTGGTTATAAATGATGCTGAGCCTTCTGTTCGCTATAGGCTCACAAAACGCCAGACACAGGAAGAG ATTCAGAAGTGCTCTGGTGCTGTGGTGATAACTAG GGGCAAGTATCGTCCGCCAAATGCACCACCTGATGGAGAAAAGCCATTATACCTTCACATATCTGCAGGGGCTCAT ATAAAAGACACAACAGAACGTATTTTAGCTGTTGATCGTGCAGCTGCCATGGTTGAAGAAATGCTAAAACAAGGGCCCTGCCTACTGCCAGTTTCTTCCACTTCCCAGGTGGTTACAACCAATGGAGCAATG GCATTGAGCACGTGTGTGTTTTTGGGCTTTGATGCGGACCCATCACTGAACATTGCTGCTCGTATTCGGGGACCAAAT GACCAGTATATAAATCACATTATGAATGAAACAGGAGCAACTGTCATATTAAGAGGGCAGGGTTCAGGAAATCCTCAAAGTGATGATG AAGTGTTGCGCCCGCTGCATTTGTTCTTGTCCAGTACTAATTCAAAAGGTCTTGAAGATGCGAAGCGATTGGCTGAAAATCTTTTGGATACGATCAGCCTAGAATGTGGTGCCTCAAG GGCTTCATCCAGTAAGGTCTATGGCGCTGTTCCTCCTCCGCAGCAGTTGTTGGCTGGAGTTTGGAGTTCTGGGATTGAGCAAAATGTTAATGCATGTTCGACCCCTGGTTTCACATCCATGGTCAGCCCTACGCTAGCCCCACCAGCTTCTCAAGTTATGGTCTCTGGTTCTGCTTCCATCTTTCCTCAGGGAATAGTGTCACAACCTGGGGGAATGTTGAATAGTGTGCAGGCGTTGCCAAACATGGTACGCTATCCTCAGTCTTCATTAGCTGGAGGAACAAGCTACGTTGGATACGGTGGGATATATCCTCAGGCCACACCTTTGCAACAAGTTGCCCTTGCCCTCAGACAGTCACCTTCCACTGTCACCTCAACTGTTCCCCCTTCTACATCAGGTACGACACAGAAGATGAGCACTGACTCCATAACTGAGAAACGTCCCCCACAGAAGCGGAAGTTTCAGGAGTTACCGGTTGGTTCAAATGAACCAACAAAATTACACCAG GGTTTTTGTGGGAGAGGTGCTATGCGATGA
- the LOC119993103 gene encoding protein RIK isoform X4 has protein sequence MSANDNTTENTASKVSSDDTSQTRQSFNTFRRKKRRWDQPAESLVQAGVALPGILPLNKIQDELLIARELVINDAEPSVRYRLTKRQTQEEIQKCSGAVVITRGKYRPPNAPPDGEKPLYLHISAGAHIKDTTERILAVDRAAAMVEEMLKQGPCLLPVSSTSQVVTTNGAMALSTCVFLGFDADPSLNIAARIRGPNDQYINHIMNETGATVILRGQGSGNPQSDDEVLRPLHLFLSSTNSKGLEDAKRLAENLLDTISLECGASRASSSKVYGAVPPPQQLLAGVWSSGIEQNVNACSTPGFTSMVSPTLAPPASQVMVSGSASIFPQGIVSQPGGMLNSVQALPNMVRYPQSSLAGGTSYVGYGGIYPQATPLQQVALALRQSPSTVTSTVPPSTSGTTQKMSTDSITEKRPPQKRKFQELPVGSNEPTKLHQVFSLTF, from the exons ATGTCAGCGAACGACAACACGACTGAGAACACTGCCTCCAAAGTCTCCTCCGATGATACTTCACAGACTAGGCAAAG CTTTAACACATTTCGCAGGAAAAAGAGAAGGTGGGATCAGCCTGCAGAGTCTTTGGTTCAGGCTGGAGTTGCTCTACCTGGGATTCTCCCTTTAAACAAG ATCCAAGACGAGCTCTTAATAGCGCGAGAACTGGTTATAAATGATGCTGAGCCTTCTGTTCGCTATAGGCTCACAAAACGCCAGACACAGGAAGAG ATTCAGAAGTGCTCTGGTGCTGTGGTGATAACTAG GGGCAAGTATCGTCCGCCAAATGCACCACCTGATGGAGAAAAGCCATTATACCTTCACATATCTGCAGGGGCTCAT ATAAAAGACACAACAGAACGTATTTTAGCTGTTGATCGTGCAGCTGCCATGGTTGAAGAAATGCTAAAACAAGGGCCCTGCCTACTGCCAGTTTCTTCCACTTCCCAGGTGGTTACAACCAATGGAGCAATG GCATTGAGCACGTGTGTGTTTTTGGGCTTTGATGCGGACCCATCACTGAACATTGCTGCTCGTATTCGGGGACCAAAT GACCAGTATATAAATCACATTATGAATGAAACAGGAGCAACTGTCATATTAAGAGGGCAGGGTTCAGGAAATCCTCAAAGTGATGATG AAGTGTTGCGCCCGCTGCATTTGTTCTTGTCCAGTACTAATTCAAAAGGTCTTGAAGATGCGAAGCGATTGGCTGAAAATCTTTTGGATACGATCAGCCTAGAATGTGGTGCCTCAAG GGCTTCATCCAGTAAGGTCTATGGCGCTGTTCCTCCTCCGCAGCAGTTGTTGGCTGGAGTTTGGAGTTCTGGGATTGAGCAAAATGTTAATGCATGTTCGACCCCTGGTTTCACATCCATGGTCAGCCCTACGCTAGCCCCACCAGCTTCTCAAGTTATGGTCTCTGGTTCTGCTTCCATCTTTCCTCAGGGAATAGTGTCACAACCTGGGGGAATGTTGAATAGTGTGCAGGCGTTGCCAAACATGGTACGCTATCCTCAGTCTTCATTAGCTGGAGGAACAAGCTACGTTGGATACGGTGGGATATATCCTCAGGCCACACCTTTGCAACAAGTTGCCCTTGCCCTCAGACAGTCACCTTCCACTGTCACCTCAACTGTTCCCCCTTCTACATCAGGTACGACACAGAAGATGAGCACTGACTCCATAACTGAGAAACGTCCCCCACAGAAGCGGAAGTTTCAGGAGTTACCGGTTGGTTCAAATGAACCAACAAAATTACACCAG GTATTTTCTCTGACCTTCTAA
- the LOC119992606 gene encoding ribosome biogenesis protein WDR12 homolog, with the protein MNMEGEFEEEEEMSSRRIQVRFVTKLKDPYKVPNTSISIPSNLTRYGLSIIVNNLLQSGNSDWQSEPFDFLIDGELVRMSLEQFLSTKGISLEKILEIEYVRSVAPRKEEEPSLHDDWVSAVDGSSSRFILTGSYDCLGRVWKTAGLCSHVLEGHTDAVTAVSVITPEDVEAVTVVTASKDRSLRLWKFNTGEPQNYPMKIHAFKILRGHRASVQSVAANASGNMVCSGSWDSTINLWSTDESNTTGDQVSIKKRKVKDQVEESQSEGEAVSTLLGHTQNVSSVIWPEHETVYSASWDHSIRKWDIETGRDITNMFCGKAFNCLDAGGEGSALIAAGASDPILRIWDPRKPGTSAPVFQFSSHTSWILACKWHVRSWFHLISASYDGKVMLWDLRTAWPLAVMDSHKDKVLCADWWKGDSIISGGADSNLRISSNIPV; encoded by the exons ATGAATATGGAAGGAGAatttgaagaagaggaggagatgTCTTCAAGGCGCATTCAGGTGCGCTTTGTCACAAAACTGAAAGATCCCTACAAAGTTCCCAATACTTCCATCTCAATCCCCTCAAACCTTACCCGCTATGGACTCTCTATCATCGTCAACAATCTTCTTCAATCCG GGAATTCTGATTGGCAATCCGAGCCATTTGACTTTCTGATTGATGGCGAGCTGGTTCGAATGTCTCTGGAGCAATTTTTATCTACCAAGGGCATTTCTTTG GAGAAAATATTGGAAATTGAGTATGTGCGATCTGTGGCCCCACGGAAAGAGGAAGAACCTTCTTTGCATGATGACTGGGTCAGTGCTGTAGATGGTTCTAGTTCTCG GTTCATTTTGACAGGGTCCTATGACTGTCTAGGGAG GGTGTGGAAAACTGCTGGATTGTGTAGCCATGTGTTAGAAGGCCACACTGATGCTGTTACTGCTGTTAGTGTCATAACACCAGAAG ATGTTGAAGCAGTTACTGTAGTCACTGCTTCAAAAGATCGTTCACTGAGACTCTGGAAG TTCAATACAGGGGAGCCCCAAAATTATCCTATGAAGATTCATGCCTTCAAAATTTTGCGTGGCCATAGGGCATCTGTACAAAGTGTTGCAGCAAACGCTTCTGGCAACATG GTTTGTTCTGGTTCTTGGGATTCTACCATCAATCTATGGAGTACAGATGAATCTAACACAACAGGTGATCAAGTGTCAATTAAGAAGAGAAAAGTGAAAGATCAAGTTGAGGAATCACAGTCGGAG GGAGAGGCTGTGTCTACACTTCTCGGACATACGCAAAATGTATCTTCTGTGATTTGGCCAGAGCATGAAACAGTATATTCTGCATCGTGGGATCATTCTATTAGAAAATGGGATATTGAGACAGGCAGAGATATAACAAACATG TTTTGCGGGAAAGCCTTTAACTGTCTAGATGCTGGAGGTGAAGGTTCTGCATTAATTGCTGCTGGTGCCTCAGACCCTATCCTTAGAATATGGGATCCCCGTAAACCAG GAACTTCTGCTCCAGTGTTTCAGTTCTCATCTCACACTTCCTGGATTTTGGCTTGCAAGTGGCATGTGAGATCATGGTTTCATTTAATTTCTGCTTCCTATGATGGAAAAGTGATGCTATGGGATCTAAGAACTGCG TGGCCTCTCGCAGTCATGGACTCTCACAAGGACAAG GTATTATGTGCTGACTGGTGGAAAGGTGACAGCATTATAAGTGGTGGGGCAGACTCGAACCTTCGCATTTCTTCTAACATTCCTGTATAA
- the LOC119993103 gene encoding protein RIK isoform X1 yields the protein MSANDNTTENTASKVSSDDTSQTRQSFNTFRRKKRRWDQPAESLVQAGVALPGILPLNKIQDELLIARELVINDAEPSVRYRLTKRQTQEEIQKCSGAVVITRGKYRPPNAPPDGEKPLYLHISAGAHIKDTTERILAVDRAAAMVEEMLKQGPCLLPVSSTSQVVTTNGAMALSTCVFLGFDADPSLNIAARIRGPNDQYINHIMNETGATVILRGQGSGNPQSDDEVLRPLHLFLSSTNSKGLEDAKRLAENLLDTISLECGASRASSSKVYGAVPPPQQLLAGVWSSGIEQNVNACSTPGFTSMVSPTLAPPASQVMVSGSASIFPQGIVSQPGGMLNSVQALPNMVRYPQSSLAGGTSYVGYGGIYPQATPLQQVALALRQSPSTVTSTVPPSTSGTTQKMSTDSITEKRPPQKRKFQELPVGSNEPTKLHQGSRLLEPGDRSSSDLGVRNVSNMPEPKKLVPLSSNGMPPPPRPPRTMPPPPPPPKFSSTPVEKFHDKDIVLNKTKPDAVPDTLVKLMEYGDEDDDLEEISEAPRNNNPSAVAAQKPFWAV from the exons ATGTCAGCGAACGACAACACGACTGAGAACACTGCCTCCAAAGTCTCCTCCGATGATACTTCACAGACTAGGCAAAG CTTTAACACATTTCGCAGGAAAAAGAGAAGGTGGGATCAGCCTGCAGAGTCTTTGGTTCAGGCTGGAGTTGCTCTACCTGGGATTCTCCCTTTAAACAAG ATCCAAGACGAGCTCTTAATAGCGCGAGAACTGGTTATAAATGATGCTGAGCCTTCTGTTCGCTATAGGCTCACAAAACGCCAGACACAGGAAGAG ATTCAGAAGTGCTCTGGTGCTGTGGTGATAACTAG GGGCAAGTATCGTCCGCCAAATGCACCACCTGATGGAGAAAAGCCATTATACCTTCACATATCTGCAGGGGCTCAT ATAAAAGACACAACAGAACGTATTTTAGCTGTTGATCGTGCAGCTGCCATGGTTGAAGAAATGCTAAAACAAGGGCCCTGCCTACTGCCAGTTTCTTCCACTTCCCAGGTGGTTACAACCAATGGAGCAATG GCATTGAGCACGTGTGTGTTTTTGGGCTTTGATGCGGACCCATCACTGAACATTGCTGCTCGTATTCGGGGACCAAAT GACCAGTATATAAATCACATTATGAATGAAACAGGAGCAACTGTCATATTAAGAGGGCAGGGTTCAGGAAATCCTCAAAGTGATGATG AAGTGTTGCGCCCGCTGCATTTGTTCTTGTCCAGTACTAATTCAAAAGGTCTTGAAGATGCGAAGCGATTGGCTGAAAATCTTTTGGATACGATCAGCCTAGAATGTGGTGCCTCAAG GGCTTCATCCAGTAAGGTCTATGGCGCTGTTCCTCCTCCGCAGCAGTTGTTGGCTGGAGTTTGGAGTTCTGGGATTGAGCAAAATGTTAATGCATGTTCGACCCCTGGTTTCACATCCATGGTCAGCCCTACGCTAGCCCCACCAGCTTCTCAAGTTATGGTCTCTGGTTCTGCTTCCATCTTTCCTCAGGGAATAGTGTCACAACCTGGGGGAATGTTGAATAGTGTGCAGGCGTTGCCAAACATGGTACGCTATCCTCAGTCTTCATTAGCTGGAGGAACAAGCTACGTTGGATACGGTGGGATATATCCTCAGGCCACACCTTTGCAACAAGTTGCCCTTGCCCTCAGACAGTCACCTTCCACTGTCACCTCAACTGTTCCCCCTTCTACATCAGGTACGACACAGAAGATGAGCACTGACTCCATAACTGAGAAACGTCCCCCACAGAAGCGGAAGTTTCAGGAGTTACCGGTTGGTTCAAATGAACCAACAAAATTACACCAG GGATCAAGATTATTAGAGCCCGGTGACCGATCTTCATCAGATTTAGGTGTCAGAAATGTTTCAAACATGCCAGAGCCAAAGAAGTTGGTCCCACTGTCATCAAATGGAATGCCACCCCCACCCCGACCTCCAAGAACCATGCCACCCCCGCCGCCACCACCAAAATTTTCGTCAACCCCTGTTGAGAAATTTCATGACAAGGACATTGTTTTGAATAAAACAAAACCTGATGCTGTACCTG ATACCTTGGTGAAGCTTATGGAATACGGGGACGAAGATGATGATCTTGAGGAGATCAGCGAGGCACCCCGTAATAACAACCCTAGCGCGGTGGCAGCTCAAAAACCATTTTGGGCTGTATGA
- the LOC119993103 gene encoding protein RIK isoform X5, whose amino-acid sequence MSANDNTTENTASKVSSDDTSQTRQSFNTFRRKKRRWDQPAESLVQAGVALPGILPLNKIQDELLIARELVINDAEPSVRYRLTKRQTQEEIQKCSGAVVITRGKYRPPNAPPDGEKPLYLHISAGAHIKDTTERILAVDRAAAMVEEMLKQGPCLLPVSSTSQVVTTNGAMALSTCVFLGFDADPSLNIAARIRGPNDQYINHIMNETGATVILRGQGSGNPQSDDEVLRPLHLFLSSTNSKGLEDAKRLAENLLDTISLECGASRASSSKVYGAVPPPQQLLAGVWSSGIEQNVNACSTPGFTSMVSPTLAPPASQVMVSGSASIFPQGIVSQPGGMLNSVQALPNMVRYPQSSLAGGTSYVGYGGIYPQATPLQQVALALRQSPSTVTSTVPPSTSGTTQKMSTDSITEKRPPQKRKFQELPVGSNEPTKLHQRIGLI is encoded by the exons ATGTCAGCGAACGACAACACGACTGAGAACACTGCCTCCAAAGTCTCCTCCGATGATACTTCACAGACTAGGCAAAG CTTTAACACATTTCGCAGGAAAAAGAGAAGGTGGGATCAGCCTGCAGAGTCTTTGGTTCAGGCTGGAGTTGCTCTACCTGGGATTCTCCCTTTAAACAAG ATCCAAGACGAGCTCTTAATAGCGCGAGAACTGGTTATAAATGATGCTGAGCCTTCTGTTCGCTATAGGCTCACAAAACGCCAGACACAGGAAGAG ATTCAGAAGTGCTCTGGTGCTGTGGTGATAACTAG GGGCAAGTATCGTCCGCCAAATGCACCACCTGATGGAGAAAAGCCATTATACCTTCACATATCTGCAGGGGCTCAT ATAAAAGACACAACAGAACGTATTTTAGCTGTTGATCGTGCAGCTGCCATGGTTGAAGAAATGCTAAAACAAGGGCCCTGCCTACTGCCAGTTTCTTCCACTTCCCAGGTGGTTACAACCAATGGAGCAATG GCATTGAGCACGTGTGTGTTTTTGGGCTTTGATGCGGACCCATCACTGAACATTGCTGCTCGTATTCGGGGACCAAAT GACCAGTATATAAATCACATTATGAATGAAACAGGAGCAACTGTCATATTAAGAGGGCAGGGTTCAGGAAATCCTCAAAGTGATGATG AAGTGTTGCGCCCGCTGCATTTGTTCTTGTCCAGTACTAATTCAAAAGGTCTTGAAGATGCGAAGCGATTGGCTGAAAATCTTTTGGATACGATCAGCCTAGAATGTGGTGCCTCAAG GGCTTCATCCAGTAAGGTCTATGGCGCTGTTCCTCCTCCGCAGCAGTTGTTGGCTGGAGTTTGGAGTTCTGGGATTGAGCAAAATGTTAATGCATGTTCGACCCCTGGTTTCACATCCATGGTCAGCCCTACGCTAGCCCCACCAGCTTCTCAAGTTATGGTCTCTGGTTCTGCTTCCATCTTTCCTCAGGGAATAGTGTCACAACCTGGGGGAATGTTGAATAGTGTGCAGGCGTTGCCAAACATGGTACGCTATCCTCAGTCTTCATTAGCTGGAGGAACAAGCTACGTTGGATACGGTGGGATATATCCTCAGGCCACACCTTTGCAACAAGTTGCCCTTGCCCTCAGACAGTCACCTTCCACTGTCACCTCAACTGTTCCCCCTTCTACATCAGGTACGACACAGAAGATGAGCACTGACTCCATAACTGAGAAACGTCCCCCACAGAAGCGGAAGTTTCAGGAGTTACCGGTTGGTTCAAATGAACCAACAAAATTACACCAG CGAATTGGTTTGATATAA